The DNA region ATGACAGCTACAGCTACAGCTACAAAAGttcaaatgaaaaaaaataataaacggGACGAGATCTAAATCTGGGATCATCCATGGTCAACTAAGCATAAATTTGATCAAACTTTAACAAGCCGTGATATTGAACCAGACATGCGTTTCAAAGATTAAAAATTTCGAGTTAGTCGAGACGCTTGCTTAAGAAGCTTGATTCATCTTCAAGTTTGTATCAGAACTGCGAGTGTGACAAGTTCATTCTCCTTGTCTAGCGATGTAGATCATATACGTTGGGGTAATGGAAAGTGAATATACATGGTTCGACTGAGGTCCAACTTCCAACATGATAAATAAGAGTATGCAGTTCATATACTCGAGAAAAATGATGCAATGCATGATTGATCAAGTTCTGAAGAAGTTAAAAATGTCATCTTTTATGACCTGATAAACATTTCTAACCATCTTCAGTGACTACATGTAAGGATGATTAGTTCATTCTTGACAACATTTGACAAACTTTGGAGGTTTTTCGCACAAAAATGAAGTCAAACTAACTGCGGTAAATTCAATCAAGATTCTGATAAAAGTGTAACGATGAAACTTTTTTTAAACATAGAAAAACCTCTTAGACatattaataatcttattaCTGGCCAATATCAACAGATGATCAAGTAATTTTCCAATAGTACAAGATTGAGAAGTCACTAAGTAGAACAATATAGATATGGCAAACCTAGGGAGAAACTGACAACTTAAATTCCAAACGAGGGCCTCGTATTGTAAACTATGAAATGATAGTTTGATATGCTAAGAAACTACTTTTACGGGGTACCTGCCGATACAATCTGCCCAAGGCCCATTTTTAGATGGTTTAACATTCCGGATGGCTTCCCACACTGCACTATTACATTTGAAACCACTTCCGAAAGCAATCTGCCACACTCTGTGACCCCTACGAATCCTCCCTTTTGCTTCAATATAAGCCAGCTCATACCAAATGGAGCTTGAAGAAGTGTTTCCAAATCGGTGCAGTGTCATCCTGGAAGCCTCCACGTGGACCGGCAGCAACTGCAGGTTCTTCTCCAGCtcatcaatcacagcccttccCCCAGCATGTATGCAGAAATGATCGAATGCCAACTTAAAATCCGGGATATAAGGCTTCACATTTTTGTTAAGAAACTTCTTAAGTATCAATTTTGCAAAGAACAAAAGTTGCTCACTGACAGGCAGTACTAAAGGACCCAAAGTGGTGATATTAGTCTTGAGCGCCCCACCGGCAATAGCCATAAGATCCTTCGACAGAGAAACACCCGTCTTCCCAGCATCATCCTGCTCCTGATACACACACCGAAACGCCTTATCATCAGAGCCTTTATGAGTCCTCACCACATGAACAAGCTTGTACTTTGCCACCCTCTTATCTTTACTCATATTCGACAACAGAACAGCCGAACCCCCGACTCGAAACAAACAATTTGGAATCAACATCGATTTCTTGTTCCCAGAATACCAATTCTGCGTAATATTTTCAGTGCTCACCACAACCGCATATGTATTCCCATGAACTTGCAGCATATCCTTAGCTAAATCGATCGCAATCACCCCTGCACTACACCccattccccctaaattaaaGCTCCTAATATTCCCCCTTAGCTTGTATTTATTCACAACCATGGCTGACAAAGATGGTGTCGGATTAAACAAGCTACAATTCACAACCAAAATCCCAATATCTTTAGCTTTTACATTCGTATTCGCAAACAAACTATCCAGCGCACCAAACATTACCTGCTCAGCCTCCTCCCTCGCCGCCTGCATTGACGGCCGCGGTGGGAGAAAATGCATCGCCTCGGGAACATAAGTCTCATCGCCCAGCCCCGACCTTTCCAGAATCTTCCTCTGAAATTCAAGCGAGGATTCATCGAAATCCCCCGCTAAGCGCGAATGCTCCATGAAGCGCTGGGAAGGTGCCTTCAAACTATCCGGGCCACGGTAGCAGAAGTAGTCCACCAAGTAAACGGGTCTGGGTCGTGTCATGATGTACACAGTTGCCCCGAACACGAGAAACTCGGAGCAAATTATAACGGAAACCAGATTGTACTGAAGATGAAGCCATAATTGACGGACATCATTGGGGTTCAATTGCGAAGCTTCGATGATGACTACAATCATTACAGGCACCAAGCAAAGAGTCAACAGATGAGAGATCAAGTAATGGTAACCGAGTTTAACGTACTTCAAGTTGACGCTCTGAAGAAAGTCCGGTAGGCTTCGGCTATGGTGTATCTGCACGCCGACGGTGGCTTCTTGGGGTTGACCGCCGCCTGCTCCTCCGTCCATGGCCGCGGAGTTGAGGATAAgaaaatggaagaaaaagtggAGGAGGCAGGGAGCAGAACGGGCTTCTAGTGGTGGAGATTCCTTCGGTGCTGACAGTGTTGAATTTCATCGGACTTTTTATTTGCTCTGCGCTTCAGTTTCTTATAGGAAAAAGGTTTCTGGATTGCGTATCATTTTGGAACATATAATTTATTGTTTCGTAAATTATAAGATGTAATTTTTTCAAAGTTTCATGGACACTACCGCTCTTTATCCAGGTTAAATCTTTTGTGACAAATTTAGAgactttaaaatttatttttataataggTTTAAGggaatataattatttaaaaataaaaaaatatatgaataaataaatattttattaagaaatGATAGTTAAATACTAAATTagatttttttatcatatttttattaaatgaaataGATTTGAGTcgataaaattttttttttatcaaaaaaatacatctaatttaattttaattttttttttcaattttttttagagTTTATAAATTTAAGTTATTATTCAAATGCTCTTAATTACTAATTTTAATAAGTAATTATATGTAATAACGCACATATCACATACTTGTAGATAGTAAAACAAGGATCGCATTTTAtactttaaaaaattattggaaATAAAATCAACTACTAGCTTCTATTTATCTtttgagtaggtttcttgtgagacgatctcacgaatctttatctgtgagacgagtcaaccctactgatattcacgataaaaagtaatactattagcataaaaagtaatattttttcatagatgacccaaataaagatatatgtctcacaaaatacgattcgtaagatcgtctcaaacaaatttttgtcattctCTTTTATTTCTATAAAAGGACACTTggcaaaattttaatttccgtCAGCTCCTCCATCCTTTGATGATTGATCTTCCattcttttcttttaaattcTAGACCAACATATATCGTCAAACGCAATTATTTTCtacatttcaaaaatattaaaataatcgGAAACAGCAATTTGAGCAGGCAACACCTGCGTGCGGAGTAACAGTACCAGGTTGCAATCGACAGCACCACGTAagattttttttcctctttCGCATTTTTAAAtactattattaatattatcttCCCGTTTGTTTtccttctctctttttttttttataaaaaaacaatttatatttatttaattatatcttATCGAAATTTTCTATCAGAATCTTTTGCTTTTTAATCGATTTAAATCTCGAAAAATTTATTTAGGAGTAAGTATCGTTTGACCATCATtgcatttttttaattatttttttgagcATTACTTGTACGAAATTGGGTTCTAGTAAATTGTAACCTACCCATTTAGGGGATGGGCCAACTTTTAGAAAAATGGTGTGATTGAACCTATTGAAAATTTGGAGCAAACAGGGGGTGGGAAAATCAATGGGAAGCCCATGCCAAATAATCGAATGTCATTTTCGGCAACGATCAAACTAAGTAAAATtagcttcttctttttttatcataattttctgaattTATATTcgaccaaaaataaaaaataaaaaataaaaaaagataagATCTTCTAATAATGATTAGtcaacactaattttcaattatAATTACACTTTGAGTGAGAGATGGAATTGTATCTCGAACACGAAATCTCGTCCCGAACTTGTGAACTTGATGCCTGCAAGCTTCTTCTAAGTTATTGTCCTTCCACAGCTATTTAAATTGAAGATTCTAAATTACTCTACGTATATGTAGAACAACTTCCAAGCTGTAGTGGAAAGTCCTGGCATATCTTTTTGGCATTTGTGAAACAGTATATTTTCTTTTACATTCcttctaaaaatatttaattttaaattgatttaattaaaaaaatttatattctaACCTTTTCGGTTATTTTAAAATTcgcaaaattaaaatatttcgtACTTGGTTGTGACATGTTGTGAAGTGAATTTTTGCTAACTTAGTTTAGAATGGAATAACATTGGAAAAAATGAAAGCATTGATCATTGGAATTCGGGATATATTCAGTGCGGGAAAATCAATAGATTCCCATACCTAATTTCGATAGCAATAATAATATAGAGATTGTAAATTAGTTTATTGCAATTGTGGTTTCAgagtcataaaaaaaattaataataccTTAAATTTAAAGTAATAAAACAATGTTGTTATTTGCGAACTTTCGTCGAATGTCAGCAAGTAATAAAACTGATAtctcttatattttatacatttGACAGGTATTTTCTTTAACAAgtgtaaaaattataatataacaaaaaaattgagtgtcaaatacataaaatatggacataaattttatttttgtcatGAAATCAATTCAACTAAATGTCAATTTGAGAGAGAACTAATAGGCCCAATGGCTTAAAAGAAAAGCCCAATAGCCTAATTCTCTTTCCATTTTACAATATTGCAAACGTAGTCGGAAAAGACGGCTGAACTATCCCGTATAATCTATActtctatactattttattaaggtTGAGACATTAAAAGTAACTAATTTCGATGTCATAGtctgttttattaattatatatataaataaaatgttaatattttaatacaagtTATACGTAGTTGAGCGGATAAAATCGTTGTTTCTTAAGGTTTAGATCATATGTTCAATTCCCAATGATATCATTTTTTTactcttttaattttcaatatattttttaatttatataccAAAATTACAGTGTATTTTCTcgctattttttaaaattatattttgatctttatttaaatataaatcaaatgtattataaaaaatattatactgcACGCGATgcattaatttaattaacacACTGTCGAAAACGCTGTGATGTGTAAAATAGTGaacaatatatataaatcaaatgacagtgtcattatttttttaaaagttgatcaaatcatatcaaaaaaattaatataaaattgttttcaaattaGAAGGAAGTTTTTCATATTTTGGAGTGAGTTGAATGAGAGGTTCTCAGTGATGCAAGTATTATTatagaataaaatattttgacgtttttcaaaataattatttaaaattttatgttcgATTTTGACtcgaatttataattttaaatacgACTCGATTTGTGATAAACAAATCCAATTTTTCGAAGTATCACAcctttttttatgaaaaataagaaGAGGTAATCTGTCGAAGAACTGACAAGCGTGCGAAAGAACGAGTGGAACCCTAACTGATACTCCTTTAAAAAACTACCGAAGCTGGTTGCAATAAAATTCTGAACAACGAGAATTCAATATGGCAAACATGGATTCAAACACGGAACAACAATTGAAGGTGCATGCAggcagaaaaaaaaattaattgagcATAGCTACTCTTATCAGTTCCCAGATACTAAATTCTTTTGTTACAGATAATTTTGGGATCATCTTCTGTTGCCCGAAAACAAATTATAGCGGAAATGGGTTATGATTTCACTACTATGGTAACATGTTTTTAGATATTCATTCTGTAATACGGAGCTAAAAATTTATGTTGGGAAGGTGGTTGAATttgggattttttttattatagtcTGCTGATATAGATGAGAAGGCAATACGGGAAGAGAAGCCCGAGGATTTGGTGATGGTTCTTGCTGAGGCAAAGGTACTCCGAATCTCTTACGAGTAGAAGAAGTGATAATGAGCCGCGTTTAAAATAATTGGTTACTCTGTTTTACTCGCATGGAAAATGGGTCCTTGAAATTATGGTTAACTCAAATTTTGCAGAATTTGATTAGATGTTATGTGTAACAAGTATGAATATTTTGAAGCTGTACTATGCCACCTAATAGCTACAAAGGGCGCTGTAACCTCCTGTATTTTCAGTTTTTAAGTTGAAGTGCCCTGCATTAATATTC from Primulina tabacum isolate GXHZ01 chromosome 14, ASM2559414v2, whole genome shotgun sequence includes:
- the LOC142525113 gene encoding 3-ketoacyl-CoA synthase 4 isoform X1 yields the protein MDGGAGGGQPQEATVGVQIHHSRSLPDFLQSVNLKYVKLGYHYLISHLLTLCLVPVMIVVIIEASQLNPNDVRQLWLHLQYNLVSVIICSEFLVFGATVYIMTRPRPVYLVDYFCYRGPDSLKAPSQRFMEHSRLAGDFDESSLEFQRKILERSGLGDETYVPEAMHFLPPRPSMQAAREEAEQVMFGALDSLFANTNVKAKDIGILVVNCSLFNPTPSLSAMVVNKYKLRGNIRSFNLGGMGCSAGVIAIDLAKDMLQVHGNTYAVVVSTENITQNWYSGNKKSMLIPNCLFRVGGSAVLLSNMSKDKRVAKYKLVHVVRTHKGSDDKAFRCVYQEQDDAGKTGVSLSKDLMAIAGGALKTNITTLGPLVLPVSEQLLFFAKLILKKFLNKNVKPYIPDFKLAFDHFCIHAGGRAVIDELEKNLQLLPVHVEASRMTLHRFGNTSSSSIWYELAYIEAKGRIRRGHRVWQIAFGSGFKCNSAVWEAIRNVKPSKNGPWADCIGRYPVKVVS
- the LOC142525113 gene encoding 3-ketoacyl-CoA synthase 4 isoform X2, encoding MTRPRPVYLVDYFCYRGPDSLKAPSQRFMEHSRLAGDFDESSLEFQRKILERSGLGDETYVPEAMHFLPPRPSMQAAREEAEQVMFGALDSLFANTNVKAKDIGILVVNCSLFNPTPSLSAMVVNKYKLRGNIRSFNLGGMGCSAGVIAIDLAKDMLQVHGNTYAVVVSTENITQNWYSGNKKSMLIPNCLFRVGGSAVLLSNMSKDKRVAKYKLVHVVRTHKGSDDKAFRCVYQEQDDAGKTGVSLSKDLMAIAGGALKTNITTLGPLVLPVSEQLLFFAKLILKKFLNKNVKPYIPDFKLAFDHFCIHAGGRAVIDELEKNLQLLPVHVEASRMTLHRFGNTSSSSIWYELAYIEAKGRIRRGHRVWQIAFGSGFKCNSAVWEAIRNVKPSKNGPWADCIGRYPVKVVS